From Priestia filamentosa, a single genomic window includes:
- a CDS encoding MurR/RpiR family transcriptional regulator yields MSLDNPKTTINKIVDIKDSLPKKQRQLCDYILKNTQSIGLITVKELATNAEVGISTVMRTISSLGYENFNDFRKDIYDESFPSNSRWALKKSITEIPKEEGRAPTVIQVWKESVNLLNKSLDADLMENFEIAINFIEKSSHINILGSRPYKATALYFEQLLGEFYSKIRQLSHDTEVVYDRILQFEKEEVLVVFAFEPYTNRIIEAVKLAYELGNKIILITDYISCPVISYASVTLKVEINKEQFSIVPIIALIEALVIEIGKRSSEESIKRLKRLEKTLIEKDVIFSY; encoded by the coding sequence ATGAGTTTAGATAATCCAAAAACAACAATTAATAAAATCGTTGATATTAAAGATTCTTTACCAAAAAAACAAAGACAACTATGCGATTATATTCTAAAAAATACTCAGTCAATAGGGCTCATAACAGTTAAAGAGCTTGCCACTAATGCTGAAGTTGGAATTTCAACTGTGATGCGTACGATAAGTTCCTTAGGATATGAGAATTTTAATGACTTCCGCAAAGATATCTATGATGAATCGTTTCCTTCCAACTCAAGATGGGCATTGAAGAAGTCCATTACAGAAATTCCAAAAGAAGAGGGGCGAGCTCCAACTGTAATCCAAGTTTGGAAAGAATCCGTTAATTTATTAAACAAATCATTAGACGCGGATTTAATGGAAAACTTTGAAATAGCAATTAATTTCATCGAAAAATCAAGTCATATCAATATTTTGGGATCTCGACCTTACAAAGCCACTGCCCTATATTTTGAACAGTTGCTTGGAGAATTCTATTCTAAAATAAGACAATTAAGCCACGATACAGAAGTAGTTTATGATAGGATTTTACAATTTGAAAAAGAGGAAGTGTTAGTGGTTTTTGCATTTGAACCATACACTAATCGAATTATTGAGGCAGTTAAGCTTGCTTATGAACTAGGAAATAAAATTATATTAATAACAGACTATATCTCATGCCCAGTTATTTCATATGCGTCCGTAACACTGAAAGTAGAAATTAATAAAGAACAATTTTCAATCGTCCCTATTATCGCGTTGATAGAGGCATTGGTCATTGAGATTGGTAAACGGTCATCAGAAGAATCAATTAAAAGGTTGAAAAGACTTGAAAAAACACTGATAGAAAAGGATGTAATCTTTTCTTATTAA
- a CDS encoding GNAT family N-acetyltransferase: MLKRELRLKLRHRANIVAMYVFPFMRKTGIRRKLIATCIEKAKFLEEMEQVYLRVVTTNIAAKNLYLSLGLKSFSQEKRDLKLIHI, encoded by the coding sequence ATTTTAAAAAGAGAACTTCGTCTTAAGTTAAGACATCGTGCTAATATTGTAGCTATGTATGTCTTTCCATTCATGAGAAAGACGGGTATTAGAAGGAAACTCATAGCAACTTGTATTGAAAAAGCAAAATTCTTAGAAGAGATGGAACAGGTTTACTTAAGGGTGGTTACGACTAATATTGCTGCTAAAAACCTCTATTTATCACTCGGGCTTAAGAGTTTTTCTCAAGAAAAAAGAGATTTAAAATTAATACATATATAA
- a CDS encoding aryl-sulfate sulfotransferase, with protein MNKYFSKAIMAFFTIVIATIIIAFIVSSSFRGDTTETTESTSKTEGVVTKLLTDEIENQEEVEQAYVEELESGKYTEDNMLVIQDPYGNSPLTALVLFKTEEPSKVTVEVPGRTKKTTITHTYEEYKTTHEIPVLGLLANTTNKVTVTVENENGNVTKKTLSMKTEKLPNYIGNINVEKANTEKMELGNSSLTFFVPSTKYPYAYDTYGDVRWYNIRYNSHVFQELENGHILYLTKADNSDDTYNELVEMDYLGKYYKIYELNSDNAINEGKSEEMTMVHHDAIELPSGNLLLTVNGDTNYIEDIMIELDRETGEIVKTIDLKDLLPSEFYEEYDETTRDDGKVDWFHQNAVVFDESDNSIIISSRNQDLIMKVDYKTSRIIWIMADEEGWPDDYKQYLVAGTGDSFKYTAGQHAPVILPDQDNNEDTIDLLVYDNNVVVTRGNESLSKEYSRGVQYRINEKKRTAKEIWSFGEELGADHFTNIVGSTRFLPQTGNRLVNFGYLDEDTHSAIFEVSENGEVVFEANITDFPAGARAYRSERYSLYNNNWEYSL; from the coding sequence ATGAACAAATATTTTTCTAAAGCTATTATGGCTTTCTTTACTATAGTAATCGCTACTATAATAATCGCTTTTATTGTAAGTTCCTCATTTAGAGGAGATACAACTGAAACAACTGAATCTACAAGTAAAACAGAAGGAGTTGTTACAAAATTATTAACAGATGAAATCGAAAACCAAGAAGAAGTAGAACAAGCGTATGTAGAGGAATTAGAAAGTGGGAAGTACACGGAGGATAATATGTTGGTCATACAAGATCCTTATGGTAATTCACCATTAACAGCACTTGTATTATTCAAGACAGAAGAACCTTCAAAGGTAACTGTTGAAGTGCCTGGTCGTACGAAAAAGACAACTATTACACATACGTATGAAGAGTATAAAACAACACATGAAATTCCTGTATTAGGATTACTCGCTAATACAACAAATAAGGTCACTGTAACCGTTGAAAATGAGAATGGAAATGTAACGAAAAAAACACTCAGTATGAAAACAGAAAAATTACCTAACTATATTGGGAATATAAATGTTGAAAAAGCTAATACAGAAAAAATGGAGCTGGGGAATAGTTCACTTACCTTCTTCGTTCCAAGTACAAAGTATCCATATGCATATGATACATATGGAGATGTACGTTGGTATAATATAAGATACAACAGTCATGTATTCCAAGAGCTTGAAAATGGCCATATTTTATACTTAACGAAAGCAGACAATAGTGATGATACTTATAATGAATTAGTGGAAATGGATTATCTAGGTAAGTACTATAAAATTTACGAATTAAATTCCGATAATGCGATTAATGAAGGGAAATCGGAAGAAATGACAATGGTTCATCATGATGCGATTGAACTACCGAGTGGTAATTTATTGCTAACAGTAAACGGAGATACAAATTACATTGAAGATATTATGATTGAACTGGACCGTGAGACTGGAGAAATCGTCAAAACAATCGATTTGAAGGACCTATTACCAAGTGAATTTTATGAAGAATATGATGAAACTACACGTGATGATGGCAAAGTTGATTGGTTTCATCAAAATGCGGTTGTTTTTGATGAATCGGACAACAGTATTATTATCTCTAGCCGCAACCAAGATTTAATAATGAAAGTTGATTATAAAACAAGTAGGATTATATGGATTATGGCAGATGAAGAAGGCTGGCCAGATGATTATAAACAATATTTAGTGGCTGGAACAGGTGATAGCTTCAAATATACGGCAGGTCAACACGCCCCGGTAATTTTACCAGATCAAGATAATAATGAAGATACAATTGATCTTCTTGTATATGATAATAACGTTGTGGTAACACGAGGTAACGAATCGCTTTCAAAGGAATACAGTCGTGGTGTCCAATATCGTATTAACGAAAAGAAACGTACAGCAAAAGAAATTTGGAGTTTTGGTGAAGAACTAGGTGCTGATCACTTTACCAATATTGTGGGAAGTACGCGTTTCTTGCCTCAAACAGGTAACCGTCTAGTGAACTTTGGTTACTTAGACGAAGATACTCATAGTGCTATATTTGAAGTAAGTGAAAATGGTGAAGTCGTTTTTGAAGCAAATATTACAGATTTTCCAGCAGGTGCCCGTGCATATCGTAGCGAACGATATTCCTTATATAATAATAACTGGGAATATTCCTTATGA
- a CDS encoding L-lactate MFS transporter, protein MKSKAIHPAFLILGTIIVQMGLGTIYTWSLFNQPLVNKFDWELSSVAITFSITSFALAFATLFAGRLQEKWGIRKLIALSGFILGLGLILTSQVSSLLMLYLLAGIVVGFADGTAYITSLSNLIKWFPNRKGLISGVSVSAYGLGSLIFKYINTAFIDHVGISQTFFYWGIIVMVMVVGGSFLLREAIIEETAMNTENTENPQNTQDKRDYTVKEMLVTKEAYLLFIMFFTACMSGLYLISIVKDIGVQLADLNVAVAANAVAMIAIFNTVGRLILGSLSDKVSRLKVIASTFLITAIAVTMLSFVHLNYGIFFACVAAIAFCFGGNITIFPAIVGDFFGLKNHSKNYGIVYQGFGLGALAGSFIAAFLGGFKPTFIIIGILCILSFIIAILIKLPSRLKVKIN, encoded by the coding sequence ATGAAAAGCAAGGCTATTCATCCTGCGTTTCTTATTCTAGGAACCATTATTGTTCAAATGGGTCTCGGGACAATTTATACATGGAGTTTATTCAACCAGCCATTAGTTAATAAATTCGATTGGGAGCTTAGTTCCGTAGCTATAACGTTCTCTATCACGAGTTTCGCCTTAGCATTTGCTACTTTATTTGCGGGAAGGCTACAGGAAAAATGGGGAATTCGTAAATTAATTGCCTTATCTGGTTTTATTCTTGGGTTAGGGTTAATTCTTACCTCACAAGTTTCTTCGCTCCTTATGCTTTATTTGCTGGCGGGTATTGTTGTAGGTTTTGCTGATGGAACAGCCTATATTACCTCTTTATCTAACTTAATTAAATGGTTTCCGAATCGTAAAGGGCTCATTTCTGGAGTTTCTGTATCTGCATATGGATTAGGAAGCTTAATCTTTAAATACATTAATACAGCTTTTATTGATCATGTAGGTATTTCTCAAACTTTCTTCTATTGGGGAATCATCGTTATGGTCATGGTAGTTGGAGGATCTTTCCTTCTAAGAGAAGCTATTATAGAGGAAACCGCTATGAATACAGAGAATACAGAGAATCCACAGAATACACAGGATAAACGAGATTATACAGTTAAAGAAATGTTAGTAACGAAAGAGGCTTACCTACTTTTCATTATGTTCTTTACAGCATGTATGAGTGGTTTATATTTGATTAGCATTGTTAAAGACATAGGTGTTCAATTAGCTGATTTAAATGTTGCTGTGGCTGCTAATGCAGTGGCTATGATTGCTATTTTTAATACAGTCGGCCGTCTTATTCTTGGTTCACTATCTGATAAGGTTAGTCGTTTGAAAGTCATTGCCTCCACTTTTTTAATTACAGCTATAGCTGTAACTATGCTGAGTTTTGTTCATTTGAATTATGGAATTTTCTTCGCTTGTGTTGCAGCCATCGCTTTTTGTTTTGGTGGAAATATTACTATATTTCCTGCTATTGTAGGAGATTTTTTCGGTTTGAAAAACCATAGTAAAAACTATGGGATTGTCTATCAAGGCTTTGGTTTAGGTGCACTTGCGGGCTCTTTCATTGCAGCATTTTTAGGAGGCTTTAAACCAACATTTATTATCATAGGGATTCTTTGCATTCTATCTTTTATTATAGCTATACTTATCAAACTACCTAGTCGCTTAAAAGTAAAAATAAATTAG
- a CDS encoding MarR family winged helix-turn-helix transcriptional regulator: MAKKNLYQAVKLFEDVLLTGSEVISKKMDQNLFDHVSKQQFELLNTLKLKGPSSPGNLALVQCVHKSAISNRLKKLLNKGLVQWENSEANDDKRSKLVSITPQGEKLISEMDKAIFAIIEDILSNIEDEKIDTFIDIFTTVKETLIAKGDSTDETNH, translated from the coding sequence TTGGCTAAAAAAAACTTATACCAAGCGGTTAAACTTTTTGAAGACGTTTTGCTTACAGGCTCTGAAGTGATTAGTAAAAAAATGGACCAAAATTTGTTTGACCATGTTTCTAAACAGCAGTTTGAGCTACTAAACACGCTCAAACTTAAAGGTCCTTCTTCACCAGGGAACTTGGCTCTTGTGCAATGCGTACATAAAAGTGCGATTTCAAATCGATTGAAAAAATTGCTAAATAAAGGCTTAGTTCAATGGGAAAATTCTGAGGCAAATGACGATAAGCGCTCAAAATTAGTAAGCATTACTCCTCAAGGTGAAAAACTTATTAGTGAAATGGATAAAGCGATTTTTGCTATTATTGAGGACATATTAAGCAACATAGAAGATGAAAAAATCGATACATTTATCGATATTTTTACAACAGTAAAAGAAACATTGATTGCAAAAGGAGATAGTACAGATGAGACTAATCATTAA
- a CDS encoding MMPL family transporter, translating into MRLIIKFKWVIAALLIVLTAVLMLTAPNLTKLANEKGQTQLPDDAVSQRAAEILKDAGEDNNTISVVVTLDKALNEKHEKDIQSLIDKMKDIKGVKSITTPLTEDNEVREQLMSKDEKTVLIPATVEGSDEEVEKIADDIYKETPKSLTTYVTGASLINQDFAHSSEDGLKKTEVITVFLILGLLLVVFRSIVTPFVPILIVGVTYLISQSLLAILVHSFDFPISTFTQTFLVAILFGIGTDYCILILTRFREELANGHDKVEATLIAYRTAGRTLFISGIAVLIGFAAIGFAKFAIFQSAVGVAVGVAILLLVLFTLLPLFLVTIGPKLFWPSKKVISHSENKLWGFLGKHSVRRPFLFLVITAIVTVPFILTYDEEISFDSTAEISSDYKSIKGLNAMSEAIGEGKAFPVTVVIKGDKDLTTAKSIPYLGNLSKEIEKVDNVDSVMTITQPTGERIKDLYVDSQLGIVSNGLGDTINGLNDVKKGLTTVQNGLNQISSETSASSGNSGSSLSQAANGLTQANKQLELVSQKLALTGNVDEALPQITAINRQLGTIAEGLQGANTQIEGAQQQTKALSENLSKLSQGVKDANDGLTQISDGLTKAKDTLGNMSNSQTVRETGIYIPEETMQNEDFKQSINTYSFDDGKGLKLSVVLDSNPYSEKAITTVKDIEEAVDRAVVDTPFEDAEIVYGGISSSNADLSDISTTDLSRTMIIMMVGLFVVLTVLFRSMIMPVYMIASLLVTYYTAISISEFLFVNVMGESGISWAVPFFSFVILIALGIDYSIFLLDRFQEEVKESISDAMVISMRKMGSVIITAAIILAGTFAAMIPSGVLTLVQVATVIIIGLLLYGIVILPLLIPAVTVTLSEGNWWPFRRKKREE; encoded by the coding sequence ATGAGACTAATCATTAAGTTTAAATGGGTAATTGCTGCTTTATTGATTGTCCTAACAGCTGTGTTGATGCTAACGGCTCCTAACTTAACAAAGCTTGCGAACGAAAAAGGGCAAACACAGCTTCCAGATGATGCAGTTTCTCAGCGAGCCGCTGAAATCTTAAAAGATGCAGGAGAAGACAATAACACGATAAGCGTTGTTGTTACGCTAGATAAAGCATTGAATGAAAAGCATGAAAAAGATATTCAAAGCTTAATAGACAAAATGAAAGATATTAAAGGGGTGAAGTCGATTACAACTCCTTTAACAGAAGACAACGAAGTACGGGAACAGCTGATGTCAAAAGATGAAAAAACCGTACTTATTCCCGCAACTGTTGAAGGATCTGATGAAGAAGTTGAAAAAATTGCAGATGATATTTATAAAGAAACTCCAAAAAGTTTAACAACATATGTAACAGGAGCATCTCTCATTAACCAAGACTTTGCACACAGTTCTGAAGATGGACTGAAGAAAACAGAAGTCATTACAGTCTTCTTAATTTTAGGATTGCTTCTTGTTGTATTTCGTTCAATTGTGACGCCATTTGTTCCTATTTTAATTGTTGGCGTGACGTATTTAATTAGTCAGTCATTGTTGGCCATTTTAGTGCATAGTTTTGACTTCCCAATTTCTACGTTTACACAAACATTCTTAGTAGCCATCTTGTTTGGAATTGGTACAGACTACTGTATCCTAATTCTCACTCGCTTCCGTGAAGAGCTTGCGAACGGACATGATAAAGTAGAAGCAACATTAATTGCTTACCGCACAGCAGGACGAACATTATTTATTAGCGGGATTGCTGTTTTAATTGGTTTTGCAGCCATTGGATTTGCAAAATTTGCGATTTTCCAATCTGCTGTTGGTGTAGCCGTTGGAGTTGCTATTTTACTTCTTGTGTTATTTACGCTTTTACCATTGTTCCTCGTTACGATTGGCCCAAAACTTTTCTGGCCATCGAAAAAAGTTATTTCACATAGTGAAAACAAGCTATGGGGATTTTTAGGGAAGCATTCTGTAAGAAGACCCTTTTTATTCTTAGTCATCACAGCGATTGTTACCGTACCGTTTATTCTCACATATGACGAGGAAATTTCATTTGACTCAACGGCAGAAATTAGCAGCGATTATAAATCCATTAAAGGATTAAATGCTATGAGTGAAGCGATTGGAGAAGGAAAGGCATTTCCTGTTACAGTCGTCATCAAAGGTGATAAAGACTTAACAACAGCCAAAAGCATTCCATACTTAGGAAATCTAAGCAAAGAGATTGAAAAAGTAGATAATGTTGACTCAGTTATGACCATTACACAGCCAACAGGTGAGCGAATTAAAGATTTATACGTTGATTCACAGCTAGGAATTGTTTCAAATGGCCTTGGAGATACAATTAATGGTCTTAATGATGTGAAAAAAGGGTTAACCACGGTCCAAAACGGATTAAATCAAATTTCAAGTGAAACAAGCGCTTCCTCAGGAAACAGTGGAAGTTCTCTTTCACAAGCTGCGAATGGCTTAACGCAAGCAAATAAACAGCTTGAACTTGTAAGTCAAAAACTTGCTTTAACAGGAAACGTTGACGAAGCTCTTCCGCAAATTACAGCGATTAATAGACAACTTGGCACAATTGCAGAAGGTCTACAAGGAGCAAACACGCAAATTGAAGGAGCACAGCAACAAACAAAAGCACTAAGTGAAAACTTAAGCAAACTTTCTCAAGGTGTGAAAGATGCCAATGATGGATTAACACAAATTTCCGATGGTCTTACAAAAGCAAAAGACACGTTAGGAAATATGAGCAACAGTCAAACTGTTCGTGAAACAGGCATTTATATTCCAGAAGAAACCATGCAAAATGAAGATTTCAAACAATCAATTAACACATATTCATTTGATGATGGAAAAGGTTTAAAACTAAGCGTTGTGTTAGACTCAAATCCATATTCTGAAAAAGCGATCACAACGGTAAAAGATATTGAAGAAGCGGTAGATCGCGCTGTTGTTGATACACCTTTTGAAGATGCTGAAATTGTGTATGGCGGCATTTCAAGTTCGAATGCAGACTTGAGCGATATTTCCACAACAGATCTTTCAAGAACCATGATTATTATGATGGTTGGACTTTTCGTTGTACTTACCGTTTTATTCCGTTCGATGATTATGCCTGTATATATGATTGCTTCACTGCTTGTCACATACTACACAGCGATTTCGATTTCGGAGTTTCTATTTGTAAATGTAATGGGAGAGAGTGGTATAAGCTGGGCTGTTCCATTCTTTAGCTTTGTTATTTTAATTGCATTAGGAATTGACTATTCTATTTTCTTACTTGATCGTTTCCAAGAAGAAGTAAAGGAAAGCATATCAGATGCAATGGTAATATCAATGCGTAAAATGGGATCTGTCATTATTACAGCAGCCATTATTCTAGCAGGAACGTTCGCAGCGATGATTCCATCAGGCGTTCTTACGCTTGTTCAAGTTGCAACAGTCATTATTATTGGGTTGCTTCTATACGGAATTGTCATTTTACCACTGCTTATCCCAGCAGTAACTGTTACGCTTTCTGAAGGAAACTGGTGGCCATTTCGCCGCAAGAAAAGAGAAGAATAA